A region of Silurus meridionalis isolate SWU-2019-XX chromosome 15, ASM1480568v1, whole genome shotgun sequence DNA encodes the following proteins:
- the lpar6b gene encoding LOW QUALITY PROTEIN: lysophosphatidic acid receptor 6 (The sequence of the model RefSeq protein was modified relative to this genomic sequence to represent the inferred CDS: inserted 1 base in 1 codon) — MMQINTTEGNCSVQDNFKYMLFSSAFSIVFIVGLLFNIVALYIFTCSLKXKNETTTYMLNLVVCDTLFVLSLPFRISYFLNGSWSFGKTLCKISVSLFYMNMYGSIMFLTCISADRFLAIVYPFASRSLRTKRNAKIACCTVWLLVLSVSLSAGFQLETSSTRNNSSCFDKFSKDQWQSKLSSVVLLIETVGFLIPLLINLFCSGMILRTLRKPDAIKNQGQLNKAKILRMIVVHLLVFCFCFVPYNVNLVFYTLVRTKIIDNCAVETVVKTVYPITLCIAVTNCCFDPVIYYFTSETIQNCIKRKSHSLKSSRVHCEGINDEPPVSTARFLIAKLIFNESTV; from the exons ATGATGCAAATCAATACTACTGAAGGGAACTGTTCTGTTCAGGATAACTTTAAATACATGCtattcagctcagcattcagcATTGTTTTCATCGTCGGACTGCTTTTCAACATCGTGGCTTTGTACATCTTCACTTGTTCGCTGA CAAAGAACGAGACCACCACCTACATGCTTAATCTTGTAGTGTGCGACACACTTTTCGTCCTCAGCCTGCCGTTTCGGATCAGCTACTTTCTCAACGGGAGCTGGAGTTTCGGAAAGACGCTCTGCAAAATCTCCGTGTCGCTGTTTTACATGAACATGTACGGCAGCATTATGTTCCTGACCTGCATCAGTGCTGACCGCTTCCTGGCTATTGTTTACCCGTTCGCCTCCAGGTCACTGAGGACCAAAAGAAACGCGAAAATCGCCTGCTGCACGGTCTGGCTGCTCGTGCTCTCGGTCAGCTTGTCGGCTGGGTTCCAGCTGGAAACGTCCAGCACTAGAAACAACAGCTCCTGCTTTGATAAATTCAGCAAAGATCAGTGGCAATCCAAACTATCCAGTGTGGTGCTGCTCATCGAGACGGTGGGCTTCTTGATCCCGTTGCTTATCAACCTTTTCTGCTCCGGGATGATCTTGAGGACGCTGAGAAAACCGGACGCTATTAAAAACCAAGGGCAGCTCAACAAAGCCAAGATCTTGCGCATGATTGTTGTGCACTTGCTCGTCTTCTGCTTTTGCTTCGTCCCATACAACGTCAATCTAGTGTTTTACACGCTCGTTCGCACCAAAATCATCGATAACTGTGCTGTGGAGACTGTAGTCAAGACCGTCTACCCCATTACATTATGTATTGCTGTGACAAACTGCTGCTTTGACCCAGTTATTTATTACTTCACCTCAGAAACCATACAGAACTGCATTAAGCGCAAGTCGCATTCTCTAAAGAGCAGCAGGGTGCACTGCGAAGGAATAAACGACGAGCCACCTGTGAGCACGGCGCGGTTTCTGATAGCCAAGTTAATATTTAACGAATCTACAGTATGA
- the LOC124397829 gene encoding lysophosphatidic acid receptor 6-like, giving the protein MDLMNNTAAIQTPFNCTVDIRYRFTYFQISYSVIFICGVASNSMALWRVWLMPWTLTSTAVYMANLAVVDFFFLLSLPLRIYYYNNRSHSMTWAPGSVFCQLTFALKYISMYGGIFFLACIGLDRYIAVTRPVLRRPKQVHNAYVLSTTMWLMVLALSFALPFMHSSASDSRNTCLLDPSLGHHQTFILAALGLVSAAFMLPALVLLFSYCRVLRVLGRMPHRGKSRHRRTLSLIYCVLGIFLLCFTPYHSNLLCYTLTHVGVVPSCGLAKFASALHPVMLSLASANCCLNPLVYYCSSSQVHKNPAKQPGSSFNFRRKQLRGKILP; this is encoded by the coding sequence ATGGATCTGATGAACAACACAGCTGCCATTCAGACACCATTCAACTGTACTGTGGACATCAGATACCGCTTTACCTACTTCCAGATCTCCTACAGCGTCATCTTCATATGTGGTGTGGCCAGCAACAGCATGGCACTCTGGCGTGTTTGGCTCATGCCATGGACTCTCACTAGCACTGCAGTCTACATGGCCAACTTGGCAGTTGTTgatttcttcttccttctttcccttcCACTGCGTATCTATTACTACAACAACAGGTCACACAGCATGACTTGGGCTCCTGGAAGCGTTTTCTGCCAGCTGACCTTCGCCCTCAAGTACATCAGCATGTATGGCGGTATCTTCTTCCTGGCGTGCATAGGGCTTGACCGCTACATTGCGGTGACGCGTCCTGTGTTGCGGCGACCGAAACAAGTGCATAATGCCTATGTGCTCAGTACGACAATGTGGCTAATGGTACTAGCGCTGAGCTTTGCACTTCCATTCATGCATTCTTCAGCCTCGGACAGTCGAAACACGTGTCTGCTCGACCCATCTCTGGGGCACCATCAAACCTTCATCCTGGCAGCTTTGGGCTTGGTGTCAGCCGCATTCATGCTGCCTGCACTGGTTCTGCTTTTCAGCTACTGCAGAGTGTTGCGTGTGCTCGGCAGGATGCCTCACCGTGGGAAAAGTCGCCACCGACGCACTCTCTCACTCATCTACTGTGTGCTAGGCATCTTTCTACTTTGCTTCACTCCTTACCACTCTAACCTGCTTTGTTACACACTCACCCATGTGGGTGTTGTGCCAAGCTGTGGTCTGGCCAAATTTGCGAGCGCTCTGCACCCAGTCATGCTCTCCCTGGCCAGTGCCAATTGCTGTCTTAACCCACTTGTCTACTACTGCTCCAGCAGCCAGGTGCACAAAAATCCAGCCAAGCAACCAGGTTCTAGCTTTAATTTTAGAAGGAAACAACTGAGAGGAAAGATTTTACCATAA
- the dlat gene encoding dihydrolipoyllysine-residue acetyltransferase component of pyruvate dehydrogenase complex, mitochondrial, with protein sequence MLRLALRLSPAVRASRRGVLSGPGAGARSGPVPCSSRGRALNCGRPAQSGILRCRTRALIPAPPRSVSFSQSARVCSLPPHQKVELPALSPTMQLGTIARWEKKEGDKINEGDLIAEVETDKATVGFEILEECYLAKILVPEGTRDIPIGSVICITVDNPDLIPVFKDLNLEKLAALTPSAAGAATAATPPPAAASSAPFPPQAPGSSYPAHMKILLPALSPTMTVGTVQRWEKKVGEKLNEGDLLAEIETDKATIGFEVQEEGYLAKIMVPEGTRDVPLGTPLCIMVEKESDIQAFADYVETGMATSPPPAPAPVAAPPAPSAPAATPAAAPAAAARKGRVFASPLAKKLAAEKGIDLTQVTGSGPDGKVTKKDIETFVPAKAAPAPTAAPAAPTPARAPAVAPVPTGTFTDIPISNIRRVIAQRLMQSKQTIPHYYLSVDINMDQVLDLRKELNMEVKADNIKLSVNDFIIKASALACLKVPEANSSWMDTVIRQNHVVDVSIAVSTPSGLITPIVFNAHIKGLATISQDVTALALRARDGKLQPHEFQGGTFTVSNLGMYGIKNFSAIINPPQACILAVGGSEKRLLPADNEKGFDVASMMSVTLSCDHRVVDGAVGAQWLAEFRKFLEKPVTMLL encoded by the exons ATGTTGCGTTTGGCGTTGAGACTGAGCCCAGCGGTCAGAGCGAGCCGCCGGGGTGTCCTCTCAGGCCCGGGTGCTGGAGCGCGATCAGGACCGGTACCGTGCTCGAGCAGAGGCCGGGCTCTGAATTGCGGCAGACCTGCACAGTCCGGCATCCTGAGATGCAGAACGCGGGCTTTAATACCTGCACCACCACGAAGTGTCTCCTTCAGTCAGAGTGCAAGAGTCTGCAGTCTACCGCCTCACCAGAAG gTGGAACTCCCTGCTTTATCTCCCACAATGCAATTGGGCACCATCGCTCGCTGGGAGAAGAAGGAGGGGGATAAAATTAACGAGGGAGACCTGATCGCTGAG GTGGAAACAGACAAGGCCACGGTAGGATTCGAGATACTGGAGGAGTGCTATCTCGCCAAGATCCTGGTACCAGAGGGTACAAGAGACATTCCCATTGGATCAGTCATCTGTATTACTGTGGACAA CCCTGACCTCATCCCAGTGTTTAAGGACCTTAATCTGGAAAAACTGGCCGCCTTAACACCGTCAGCAGCAGGAGCAGCCACAGCAGCAACTCCACCTCCAGCAGCTGCCTCCTCTGCACCCTTTCCTCCACAAGCCCCTGGCAGTTCGTACCCTGCGCACATGAAG ATTCTTTTGCCAGCTCTTTCCCCGACTATGACGGTGGGCACGGTGCAACGCTGGGAGAAGAAAGTGGGAGAAAAATTGAATGAAGGCGACTTGCTCGCTGAAATCGAGACGGATAAGGCTACAATTG GTTTTGAGGTACAGGAAGAGGGATATTTGGCTAAGATCATGGTGCCCGAAGGAACCAGAGATGTCCCACTAGGTACCCCTCTGTGCATCATGGTAGAGAAAGAGTCTGACATTCAGGCATTTGCTGACTATGTCGAGACCGGGATGGCTACTAGCCCGCCTCCAGCTCCTGCACCA GTGGCAGCTCCTCCTGCTCCCTCTGCCCCTGCGGCGACCCCGGCTGCAGCTCCAGCTGCTGCTGCTAGGAAGGGCAGAGTGTTTGCAAGCCCACTGGCCAAGAAACTGGCTGCTGAGAAAGGGATCGACCTCACACAGGTCACTG GCTCAGGACCAGATGGAAAAGTAACCAAGAAAGACATTGAGACTTTTGTCCCAGCCAAGGCAGCTCCT GCTCCAACAGCAGCTCCTGCAGCACCCACGCCCGCTCGTGCACCAGCCGTGGCACCTGTACCCACCGGCACCTTCACCGACATCCCCATCAGCAACATCCGCAGA GTGATTGCTCAGAGGCTGATGCAGTCAAAGCAGACTATTCCTCACTACTACCTGTCTGTGGATATCAACATGGACCAAGTTCTGGACCTTAGGAAAGAACTTAACATG GAGGTGAAAGCAGACAACATCAAACTGTCAGTGAATGACTTTATCATCAAAGCATCAGCACTGGCATGTTTAAAGGTTCCAGAGGCGAACTCCTCCTGGATGGACACGGTTATCCGACA AAATCATGTGGTGGATGTTAGCATTGCGGTCAGCACACCCAGCGGTCTGATCACTCCTATTGTATTCAATGCTCATATTAAAGGCTTAGCAACCATCAGTCAAGATGTAACTGCACTGGCTCTTAGGGCTCGTGATGGCAAACTGCAGCCACACGAATTCCAG GGTGGAACCTTTACAGTCTCCAATTTGGGCATGTATGGAATCAAGAACTTCTCTGCCATCATCAATCCTCCACAAGCCTGTATCCTGGCAGTGGGAGGCTCAGAAAAGAGGCTGCTGCCTGCAGACAATGAGAAAGG GTTCGATGTGGCCAGCATGATGTCTGTGACTCTCAGCTGTGATCACCGGGTGGTGGACGGTGCGGTCGGGGCGCAGTGGTTGGCCGAGTTCCGCAAGTTCCTAGAGAAACCTGTCACTATGCTGCTTTGA